In Leishmania donovani BPK282A1 complete genome, chromosome 35, the following are encoded in one genomic region:
- a CDS encoding aminotransferase, putative: MCNAHGPPLKKRKPQPLPSTEPLPIYLDYNATTPLCEEAWREICRVHTAWGNPSSTHPYGLAAKYELEEARKKVQKALHAPSSESIIFTSGGTESNNLAIIGGLLALRQQQPSRRYVVSTNVEHAAVAEVLKSIEGSDLGTGDPASITDGVEAASRTTVETVCAEVDPQTGRLDASTLRAVLKSLPGGPESVALVSVMFANNEIGAVNDIKALCRITKELCGAACLFHTDGAQALGKVPVDVQDINVDLLSVCGHKFHGPKGVGALYIKPGVSVHNILFGAGHERSIRPGTENVLLAAGIAEALMFACNNIDRFSTVMRDTRDELLRVLTAELAAYDMGLVVNGAIAVGLPNTLNCALFRRVPNRKTGSPVTYISAQRLIFSAGDEVCISAGSACHSTADEGTEILVSDTLKAVQANADRAIGTLRISTGRTTTMDEVRRAGRIIARRAAQQFEE; encoded by the coding sequence ATGTGTAACGCTCACGGACCTCCCCTGAAAAAGCGCAAACCGCAGCCTCTGCCGTCGACAGAGCCGCTGCCCATCTACCTCGACTACAACGCCACTACCCCGCTCTGCGAGGAGGCTTGGCGGGAAATCTGTCGCGTGCACACCGCGTGGGGCAATCCCAGCTCAACACACCCCTACGGTCTGGCGGCGAAGTACGAGTTGGAAGAGGCACGCAAGAAGGTGCAAAAAGCACTGCACGCGCCCTCATCGGAGTCCATTATCTTCACCTCTGGCGGAACCGAAAGCAACAATCTCGCCATTATCGGCGGCTTGCTCGCCCTGCGCCAACAGCAGCCCAGCAGACGCTATGTCGTCTCCACCAACGTGGAGCAtgctgccgtggcagagGTGCTAAAGTCTATCGAAGGCAGCGACCTAGGCACCGGTGACCCAGCCAGCATcaccgacggcgtcgaggcggcgtcgcgcaccACAGTAGAGACGGTATGCGCCGAAGTGGACCCTCAAACGGGTCGCCTTGATGCATCGACGCTGCGAGCGGTCCTGAAAAGTCTCCCTGGCGGTCCCGAGTCCGTCGCCCTCGTTTCCGTCATGTTTGCGAACAACGAGATTGGAGCCGTCAACGATATCAAGGCGCTGTGCCGCATAACGAAGGAGCTCTGCGGGGCGGCGTGTCTTTTTCACACCGACGGCGCCCAGGCGTTGGGGAAGGTGCCGGTGGATGTGCAGGACATAAACGTTGACCTCCTTTCCGTCTGCGGACACAAATTCCATGGTCCGAAAGGTGTCGGGGCGCTCTACATCAAACCCGGTGTGTCGGTGCACAACATCCTCTTCGGCGCCGGTCATGAGCGCAGCATCCGGCCCGGCACGGAGAACGTGCTTCTCGCAGCGGGTATTGCTGAGGCGCTGATGTTTGCATGCAATAATATTGACCGCTTTTCAACTGTGATGCGAGACACGCGTGATGaactgctgcgcgtgctcacggcggagctggcggcgtACGACATGGGCCTCGTCGTCaacggcgccatcgccgtcggtCTGCCAAACACGCTCAACTGCGCGCTTTTCAGGCGGGTGCCGAACAGGAAAACGGGCTCGCCCGTCACCTATATATCAGCGCAGCGGCTGATCTTCTCCGCCGGGGATGAGGTGTGCATATCGGCAGGCTCCGCTTGCCACTCCACGGCTGATGAAGGAACCGAAATCCTCGTCTCTGATACGCTcaaggcggtgcaggcgaACGCGGATCGAGCCATCGGCACCCTGCGCATCTCAACTGGGCGCACCACGACCATGGATGAAGTGCGACGAGCGGGTAGGATAATcgcgcggcgggcggcgcagcagttcGAGGAGTGA